A single genomic interval of Ruminococcus sp. NK3A76 harbors:
- a CDS encoding shikimate kinase: MIPIFLCGFMGCGKTTVGRIAAEKTGRAFIDLDEYIEQSAGMTIPEIFEKYGEKHFRQLETEALKLLSHSYSVIATGGGALLDGINVCIASKNGLVIFIDTPFEMCYDRICDDPHRPIAASSTKEQLKARFDDRYPKYKANSAVKISGEGTPDEIADRILEVI; this comes from the coding sequence ATGATACCAATATTTCTCTGCGGCTTTATGGGCTGCGGAAAGACTACTGTCGGCAGGATAGCTGCCGAGAAGACAGGAAGGGCATTTATAGACCTTGACGAATACATCGAGCAGTCCGCAGGAATGACCATTCCCGAGATATTTGAAAAATACGGTGAAAAGCACTTCAGACAGCTTGAAACTGAGGCTTTGAAGCTGCTGAGTCACAGCTACTCGGTGATAGCCACAGGCGGCGGAGCGCTGCTTGACGGGATAAATGTTTGCATAGCAAGCAAAAACGGTCTTGTGATCTTTATTGACACGCCGTTTGAAATGTGCTATGATAGAATATGTGATGACCCGCACCGCCCGATAGCGGCTTCCTCTACTAAGGAGCAGCTAAAGGCACGGTTTGATGACAGGTACCCGAAATACAAGGCAAACAGTGCCGTGAAAATAAGCGGCGAGGGCACACCGGACGAGATAGCAGACAGGATACTTGAAGTTATATAA
- a CDS encoding Sapep family Mn(2+)-dependent dipeptidase, with protein sequence MSQIKERIAEYFEQHKEQMIKSLAELVAIDSSFKPGNDEKPFGEGSAAALAWAQAFARENGFITTNYDNYAIDIDFDDKEQVLAILSHLDVVPASKDGWHSDPFTLTERDGVLYGRGTIDDKGPSIAVLYAMKCIKELGIPLKKGFRAVMGGNEERGCNDIVYYQQKRPFPKNVFTPDGSFPVLNCEKGLLHIKFSKPFADEHISSIKGGISLNAIPERCEAVVDGKTVVSAGKAAHGSRPENGDNAITKFLSVYDKDGKIGLGRLFPHGECDGKSCGMGFSDKVSGTMTCALTLLNTEGGRLHGGVDIRYPIDKTLAEITEMITAALQSAGFEVDSCEGFEPHYVDEKSDFVQKLLKVYEDVLGEKGECISEGGITYVHNTEGGVAFGAEFPDEQNNMHGADEHISLETFMINCNMYANAIVEICG encoded by the coding sequence ATGTCACAGATAAAAGAAAGAATAGCTGAGTATTTTGAGCAGCACAAGGAGCAGATGATAAAGTCGCTCGCAGAGCTCGTGGCGATAGATTCGTCATTTAAGCCGGGCAATGATGAGAAGCCTTTCGGCGAGGGCTCGGCAGCAGCGCTTGCCTGGGCGCAGGCCTTTGCAAGGGAAAACGGATTTATTACCACAAACTACGATAACTACGCTATAGATATCGACTTTGACGATAAGGAGCAGGTGCTTGCCATTCTCTCGCACCTTGACGTGGTGCCTGCATCTAAGGACGGCTGGCACAGCGACCCGTTCACTCTTACCGAGCGTGACGGCGTGCTCTACGGCAGGGGCACTATAGACGACAAGGGCCCGAGCATCGCTGTGCTATATGCCATGAAGTGTATAAAGGAGCTCGGCATACCGCTTAAAAAGGGCTTCCGTGCTGTCATGGGCGGCAATGAGGAGAGGGGCTGCAACGATATCGTCTACTACCAGCAAAAGCGCCCCTTCCCGAAGAATGTCTTCACGCCTGACGGCTCTTTCCCGGTGCTCAACTGCGAAAAGGGGCTTTTGCATATCAAATTCTCAAAGCCCTTTGCCGATGAGCATATAAGCAGTATCAAGGGCGGTATCTCTCTTAACGCTATCCCCGAGCGCTGTGAAGCGGTAGTTGACGGCAAGACGGTCGTCTCGGCAGGCAAGGCAGCTCACGGCTCACGCCCCGAGAACGGTGATAATGCGATAACCAAGTTCCTCTCGGTATACGATAAGGACGGCAAGATAGGCCTTGGCAGGCTTTTCCCTCACGGCGAGTGCGACGGCAAGAGCTGCGGCATGGGCTTTTCCGATAAGGTGTCCGGTACTATGACCTGTGCGCTGACACTCCTTAATACCGAGGGCGGCAGGCTGCACGGCGGCGTTGATATAAGATACCCCATAGACAAAACTCTTGCCGAAATAACAGAGATGATCACCGCAGCCTTACAGAGCGCCGGCTTTGAGGTGGACAGCTGCGAGGGCTTTGAGCCACACTATGTCGATGAAAAGAGCGATTTCGTGCAGAAACTGCTCAAGGTATATGAAGACGTGCTCGGCGAAAAGGGCGAGTGCATCTCAGAGGGCGGTATAACATATGTGCATAACACCGAGGGCGGCGTTGCCTTCGGCGCAGAGTTTCCCGACGAGCAGAACAATATGCACGGCGCAGATGAGCATATCAGCCTTGAAACATTTATGATAAACTGCAATATGTACGCAAATGCAATAGTTGAGATATGCGGATAA
- a CDS encoding prephenate dehydrogenase — protein sequence MKICVAGLGLIGGSLAKAIKKNTDETVYGLDINRETIASALAQETIDGELTPKELGCCDMVILGLYPQATIDFINENKGYFRKGSIVIDTCGIKQSVVEAAETALEGTGVSFLGCHPMAGREFWGFAYALDNLFDRASFIMTPTEKTPAEVVEKVKGFALKIGFAGCVTATPREHDEVIAFTSQLAHVVSSAYIKSPSLFKQAGFSAGSFKDLTRVAKLNEDMWTSLFLLNREPLLFEIDHIIKALTDYRDAIRDGDSDRLHELLKEGRELKEQSIRNDVKKA from the coding sequence ATGAAGATATGCGTTGCAGGCCTCGGGCTGATAGGCGGCTCGCTTGCAAAGGCCATAAAGAAAAACACAGACGAAACAGTATACGGTCTTGACATAAACCGTGAGACGATAGCGAGCGCACTCGCACAGGAGACCATTGACGGCGAGCTGACCCCAAAGGAGCTTGGCTGCTGCGACATGGTGATACTGGGGCTTTACCCTCAGGCGACCATCGATTTTATAAACGAGAACAAAGGCTATTTCAGAAAGGGCAGCATTGTCATCGACACCTGCGGCATCAAGCAGTCGGTAGTCGAAGCAGCGGAAACGGCACTTGAAGGCACAGGTGTATCCTTCCTTGGCTGCCACCCGATGGCAGGGCGTGAGTTCTGGGGCTTTGCGTATGCTCTTGACAATCTTTTTGACAGGGCGAGCTTTATAATGACCCCGACAGAGAAAACTCCTGCCGAGGTAGTCGAGAAGGTCAAGGGGTTTGCGCTTAAGATAGGCTTTGCAGGCTGTGTGACGGCAACTCCGAGAGAGCATGACGAAGTCATAGCCTTCACCTCACAGCTGGCACACGTTGTATCGAGTGCATACATCAAGAGCCCGAGCTTATTCAAGCAGGCAGGCTTCTCGGCAGGGTCTTTCAAGGACCTGACCCGTGTTGCAAAGCTGAACGAGGATATGTGGACTTCCCTTTTCCTGCTAAACCGTGAGCCGCTGCTTTTTGAGATAGACCACATTATCAAAGCGCTGACCGATTACCGTGATGCGATAAGAGACGGTGACTCAGACAGGCTGCACGAGCTGCTTAAAGAAGGCAGAGAGCTCAAGGAGCAGTCTATCAGAAATGATGTTAAAAAGGCATAA
- a CDS encoding LCP family protein: MAEQAIRKKKKKKMTKKKKLLIALLIVVIIVIIACITAVAIIFHYIGKVEVEDPKEAFPIVDSIVDDDLTSEPDSPPEVIEKADKKIDENLAKNATEIISDDNVVNILLIGTDARSKEERGRSDSMILVSVNKNTKQVIMTSFLRDIYCNIPDIENTRLNHAYAYGGPDLLIKTLESNFKVRIDRYVRVNFYSFCDVVDTVGGVDIDVQDEEISYLNSNMPLINQLKGYPDNDDLVTHSGLQTLDGRQALAYSRIRYLGTDFARSERQRTVLQNLINKMKKLSLSELSDLLDVLLPQLATNMTQGEMFSFVVDSPVYLKYDVVQNRIPADGTWSFITVRQMSVIDVNFDENIEELRKTIYGE, translated from the coding sequence ATGGCTGAACAAGCGATAAGAAAGAAAAAGAAAAAGAAGATGACCAAAAAGAAAAAGCTGCTGATAGCTCTGCTGATAGTAGTTATAATAGTAATCATTGCCTGCATTACGGCTGTGGCTATCATATTCCACTACATCGGCAAGGTCGAGGTCGAAGACCCGAAGGAGGCTTTCCCGATAGTCGATTCGATAGTTGACGACGACCTGACGAGCGAGCCCGACTCGCCGCCGGAGGTAATTGAAAAGGCAGACAAGAAGATAGACGAGAACCTTGCAAAGAATGCCACCGAGATAATAAGCGACGACAATGTCGTAAACATTCTTCTCATAGGCACTGACGCAAGAAGCAAGGAGGAGCGTGGGCGCTCTGACAGCATGATACTCGTATCGGTAAACAAGAACACCAAGCAGGTGATAATGACATCTTTCCTGCGTGACATTTACTGCAACATTCCCGACATCGAGAACACAAGGCTCAACCACGCATACGCATACGGCGGCCCTGACCTTCTGATAAAGACCCTTGAATCCAACTTCAAGGTAAGGATAGACAGATATGTAAGAGTAAACTTCTACTCCTTCTGCGATGTTGTAGACACTGTCGGCGGCGTTGACATTGACGTTCAGGATGAGGAGATATCCTACCTCAACAGCAATATGCCGCTGATAAACCAGTTAAAGGGTTATCCCGACAACGACGATCTTGTGACACATTCGGGGTTACAGACGCTTGACGGCAGGCAGGCTCTTGCTTATTCGAGGATACGTTATCTCGGCACCGACTTTGCACGAAGCGAGCGTCAGAGGACTGTTTTACAGAACCTCATAAACAAGATGAAGAAGCTGAGCTTAAGCGAGCTTTCTGACCTGCTCGATGTACTGCTGCCGCAGCTTGCAACGAACATGACACAGGGCGAGATGTTCTCATTCGTGGTTGACTCACCTGTTTACCTCAAATACGATGTCGTTCAGAACCGCATACCGGCTGACGGCACATGGAGCTTTATAACCGTTAGACAGATGAGCGTTATTGACGTAAACTTTGATGAGAACATAGAAGAACTGAGAAAAACGATATACGGGGAGTAA
- a CDS encoding GNAT family N-acetyltransferase: MIKEIDRSDISECVSVIKDSFMTVADDFGFTSENAPRFTAFAISDDRLNYQLDNEHRIMVAYYLDNKMIVGYYSLLLQEDNQCELNNLSVLPDHRHKNIGTALLDDAFIRAEKLGCVKINIGIVEENKILRKWYEDKGFTHIGTKKYDFFPFACGYMVKTL; this comes from the coding sequence ATGATCAAGGAAATTGATAGAAGTGATATATCAGAATGTGTTTCTGTTATTAAAGACAGCTTTATGACTGTTGCTGATGACTTTGGATTCACTTCTGAAAACGCCCCTCGATTTACAGCATTCGCCATATCGGACGATAGACTGAATTACCAATTGGATAACGAGCACCGAATAATGGTTGCATACTATCTTGATAACAAGATGATAGTTGGGTATTATTCCTTGCTTTTGCAGGAAGATAATCAATGTGAGCTGAACAATCTGAGCGTTCTTCCGGATCATAGGCATAAAAACATCGGTACCGCATTGTTAGATGATGCTTTTATTCGAGCTGAAAAACTTGGGTGCGTTAAAATCAATATCGGGATTGTTGAAGAGAATAAGATATTACGAAAATGGTATGAGGATAAAGGCTTTACTCATATTGGCACAAAAAAATACGACTTTTTTCCATTTGCTTGCGGTTATATGGTAAAGACATTATAA
- a CDS encoding shikimate dehydrogenase, giving the protein MSHNYALLGESLKHTMSPPIHKRLFELKGREFTYEVIELKADELEANKDRLMALTGFNITIPHKMGIIPYCDTLADSAKRYNSVNCIDNKDGVHTGYNTDCDGFLKTVAAMGVDFSGDVLLIGCGGVGRMMAIEAALKGAKLTIAVLQSDMPLAEQVKTEISAMKPDADINIVLNTEIPTDRSYTLLMNATPVGMFPKTDACPVPDSVIEASGAVFDVIYNPRETVLIKKAKALGKKASGGMAMLVYQAVSAHEIWDGDSYDDADIAQLISDMERLVEEQFC; this is encoded by the coding sequence ATGTCACACAACTATGCACTCTTAGGCGAGAGCCTTAAACACACGATGTCACCCCCGATACACAAGCGCCTTTTCGAGCTTAAGGGCAGGGAGTTCACCTACGAGGTGATAGAGCTCAAAGCTGACGAGCTTGAAGCAAACAAAGACAGACTCATGGCACTTACCGGCTTTAACATAACCATACCGCACAAAATGGGCATTATCCCCTACTGTGACACGCTTGCTGACTCGGCGAAGCGCTACAACTCGGTAAACTGCATTGACAACAAGGACGGCGTACACACAGGCTACAACACCGACTGCGACGGCTTTTTAAAAACTGTTGCGGCTATGGGTGTGGATTTTTCGGGCGATGTGCTGCTGATAGGCTGCGGCGGTGTAGGCAGAATGATGGCTATTGAAGCTGCACTCAAGGGAGCCAAGCTCACGATAGCCGTTTTACAGAGCGATATGCCCCTTGCAGAGCAGGTGAAGACCGAGATATCGGCAATGAAGCCTGACGCCGACATAAACATCGTGCTCAACACTGAGATACCGACAGACAGGAGCTACACGCTTTTGATGAATGCGACACCTGTGGGAATGTTTCCAAAAACAGATGCCTGCCCTGTGCCTGACAGCGTGATAGAGGCAAGCGGTGCGGTATTTGATGTTATTTACAACCCCCGTGAGACTGTACTGATAAAGAAAGCCAAAGCTCTCGGAAAGAAAGCCTCGGGCGGAATGGCTATGCTTGTTTACCAGGCAGTTTCCGCTCACGAGATATGGGACGGCGACAGCTACGATGATGCCGACATAGCACAGCTTATCTCTGACATGGAAAGGCTCGTGGAGGAGCAGTTTTGCTGA
- a CDS encoding dockerin type I domain-containing protein, with product MRKAGSRISKVIAGGMAMLMALGSSSVPLDGVADTFTAKAAARIKIDSKTFPDKTFMELISTRDYDRNGDTYLDDEEITLARNIYCDGMDIKSLKGIEVFTELQGLYCTDNELTTLDVSKNTELRGVWCSGNKFTSLDFSKNKELLWLYCFDCNISTLNIAQNTKMSYLEVSDNPLKKLDLSPFKDLEHLICASCELDKLDFTHNKKLTHIDAMYNHFTKLDVTGLTKLKRLDIWGNTELGEIDISKNTGLQYYNCAYNGVKSLDVSHNPELNKLSCGYNQIKTLDLSNNPKLVYLDCACNGLGKLDVSNNPNLRFLQAFTNPFTTLNIGDCPYLVKTYKEGVKVYEGDVCDGHSWTIDYGEDDSTQGDSIFFLCFDDKVKLSTTATKPVPAYPEEKEPSDTRELVKREEFVQRLYKLAGSPSVKGLKTRFTDVKAGASYEAALLWGEAHNICVGYPYKSADTFGAGKWLSRQDAALMLMRFSEYMGYKRSIDFGRSDDYLDYYDIDFDHWEAICWSATYDIMEGKGEPGAPREEQMIDPLGKATNTELYQMLRNLAEVNGVSFDLRLAGDVNGDGRVDLKDGLMFKQYLANWNVKIIAENSDVNGDKKADLKDAMLLMQYLARWKVVLK from the coding sequence GTGAGAAAAGCAGGCAGCAGGATCTCAAAGGTGATCGCCGGCGGCATGGCGATGCTCATGGCGCTTGGCAGCAGCTCTGTGCCGCTTGACGGTGTGGCTGACACATTCACAGCCAAAGCCGCAGCACGCATAAAGATCGACAGCAAGACTTTCCCCGATAAAACATTCATGGAGCTGATATCCACCAGAGACTACGACCGCAACGGCGACACTTATCTTGACGATGAGGAGATAACTCTTGCACGCAACATATACTGCGACGGCATGGACATCAAGTCGCTGAAGGGCATAGAGGTGTTCACTGAGCTGCAGGGGCTATACTGCACCGACAACGAGCTGACGACGCTCGATGTAAGCAAGAACACCGAGCTGCGTGGCGTATGGTGCTCGGGCAACAAGTTCACAAGCCTTGACTTCTCAAAGAACAAGGAGCTTTTATGGCTTTACTGCTTTGACTGCAACATAAGCACGCTGAACATAGCACAAAACACCAAAATGTCATACCTTGAAGTCAGCGACAACCCTTTAAAAAAGCTCGACCTTTCACCTTTCAAAGACCTTGAACATCTGATATGCGCAAGCTGCGAGCTCGACAAGCTCGATTTCACACACAACAAAAAGCTCACGCACATTGATGCTATGTACAACCACTTCACAAAGCTCGACGTGACAGGGCTTACAAAGCTAAAGCGCCTTGACATATGGGGCAACACAGAGCTCGGCGAGATAGACATAAGCAAGAACACAGGCTTGCAGTATTACAACTGCGCATACAACGGTGTCAAGAGCCTTGATGTAAGCCACAACCCGGAGCTCAACAAATTAAGCTGCGGCTACAATCAGATAAAGACGCTTGACCTTTCAAACAACCCGAAGCTGGTGTATCTTGACTGCGCCTGCAACGGCCTTGGCAAGCTCGATGTATCAAACAACCCCAATCTGCGCTTTTTACAGGCATTCACAAACCCATTCACAACACTTAACATAGGCGACTGCCCATATCTTGTAAAGACCTACAAGGAGGGTGTCAAGGTATACGAGGGCGACGTTTGCGACGGTCACTCGTGGACGATAGACTACGGCGAGGACGACTCGACGCAGGGCGACAGCATATTCTTCCTGTGCTTTGACGACAAGGTAAAGCTGAGCACGACCGCCACAAAGCCTGTGCCCGCCTACCCTGAGGAGAAGGAGCCCTCTGACACAAGGGAGCTTGTGAAAAGAGAGGAATTCGTTCAGCGGCTCTACAAGCTGGCAGGCAGCCCGAGTGTCAAGGGCCTGAAGACAAGGTTCACAGACGTAAAGGCAGGCGCTTCGTATGAGGCAGCGCTGCTGTGGGGAGAGGCACACAACATCTGTGTAGGCTACCCCTACAAGTCGGCAGACACCTTCGGCGCAGGCAAATGGCTTTCAAGGCAGGACGCAGCGCTCATGCTGATGAGGTTTTCCGAGTACATGGGCTACAAGAGGTCTATCGACTTCGGCAGGAGCGATGATTACCTTGACTACTACGACATAGACTTTGACCACTGGGAGGCTATATGCTGGTCGGCCACATACGACATCATGGAGGGCAAAGGCGAGCCCGGAGCCCCCAGGGAAGAACAGATGATAGACCCCCTCGGCAAGGCAACGAACACCGAGCTTTACCAGATGCTCAGAAACCTCGCTGAGGTCAACGGCGTGTCCTTTGACCTTCGCTTGGCAGGCGATGTGAACGGCGACGGCAGGGTAGACCTTAAGGACGGGCTGATGTTCAAGCAGTATCTTGCAAACTGGAACGTAAAGATAATAGCTGAGAATTCAGACGTAAACGGCGACAAAAAGGCAGACCTCAAAGATGCAATGCTTCTTATGCAGTATCTTGCAAGGTGGAAGGTAGTGCTCAAATAA
- a CDS encoding dockerin type I domain-containing protein gives MKRILSLLTAFVLVLALGAFLPEGVLGIKADAAVSYMQILTATDGGVVSFDNENYYTSAFSSYSEGAYVTIYAAPCNGYEFKGWRKGSSSTIISTSKSIRNLCVEKTTYTAVFELKSGYLKQTITTAGNGMISTDIEGVNSFWGTKICIGAQKGHTFRLYQKANTGYHFDYWQYPVTNAEDDRLDEQNRAYPPKYGMIASFSGKANGSGTYTAHFAINEYTVTFHDIVPAENSSVGYEYDYKNQVTVKHGDTVKPYTDTPGISETYKPYVGVGWSLYKRNGADDLFDFSTPITKNTDLYLQYKASGAKYQINVVASPAEGGIAMETSHYDDWYYKPGETAMLTADPNEGYEFVYWIEDTQLQRQYINQVNIRVSVNGNTTYTAVFRKTDANRSSYAVVVQGGAPYAATNGSQRKYEAAKGTKMKIIADPPPSSGLVFQKWNVVSGNVKLDDATSEVTTFTMPAGDVKIKAEYKTVYTVIYDANGGLGYMEEEYVASGDKLTLPECGYTAPDGMVFDKWEPGKPGDKVSITADRTIKAVWKKASARTPGDLNGDTKIDLKDGLLISQHLAGWKVEINLSSADVNGDNKVDLKDGLLLKQFLAGWKVELV, from the coding sequence ATGAAGCGGATATTGTCACTATTGACAGCGTTTGTGCTGGTGCTGGCACTCGGGGCGTTCCTGCCTGAGGGCGTGCTCGGCATAAAGGCTGATGCAGCGGTATCATATATGCAGATACTGACTGCGACTGACGGCGGTGTGGTATCTTTTGACAACGAGAACTACTACACGAGCGCCTTCTCATCATACTCAGAGGGAGCTTATGTCACGATATATGCAGCTCCGTGCAACGGCTATGAGTTCAAGGGCTGGCGCAAGGGAAGCAGCAGCACGATCATAAGCACATCAAAGAGCATACGCAACCTTTGTGTCGAAAAGACCACATACACGGCTGTTTTTGAACTAAAGAGCGGCTACTTAAAGCAGACTATCACAACTGCCGGCAACGGCATGATAAGCACAGATATCGAAGGTGTCAACAGCTTCTGGGGCACGAAGATATGCATAGGCGCTCAGAAAGGACACACATTCAGGCTTTATCAGAAAGCAAACACCGGCTATCACTTTGACTACTGGCAGTACCCCGTGACAAATGCAGAAGATGACCGCCTTGATGAGCAGAACCGTGCATACCCGCCGAAATACGGAATGATCGCCTCTTTTTCCGGAAAAGCAAACGGTTCGGGCACATACACGGCACACTTTGCGATAAACGAATATACCGTGACATTCCACGACATAGTGCCTGCTGAGAACAGCTCTGTAGGGTACGAATACGACTACAAAAACCAGGTGACCGTAAAACACGGCGACACTGTCAAGCCCTATACCGACACACCCGGCATCAGCGAGACTTACAAGCCCTATGTCGGCGTAGGCTGGAGCCTTTACAAGCGCAACGGCGCTGATGACCTGTTCGATTTCTCGACACCTATCACAAAGAACACCGACCTTTATCTGCAGTACAAGGCTTCGGGCGCTAAGTATCAGATAAATGTAGTAGCATCACCTGCTGAGGGCGGCATTGCTATGGAAACGAGCCACTATGACGATTGGTACTACAAGCCCGGCGAGACAGCCATGCTCACTGCCGACCCCAACGAGGGCTACGAGTTTGTTTACTGGATAGAGGACACGCAGCTCCAGAGGCAGTACATCAATCAGGTAAACATTAGAGTTTCCGTCAATGGCAACACGACCTACACGGCTGTATTCAGAAAAACTGATGCAAACCGCTCGTCATATGCGGTAGTAGTACAGGGCGGCGCACCCTATGCAGCAACAAACGGCTCGCAGCGCAAATACGAAGCTGCCAAGGGCACTAAGATGAAGATAATAGCAGACCCGCCGCCAAGCTCGGGACTGGTATTCCAGAAGTGGAATGTGGTAAGCGGCAATGTAAAGCTTGATGATGCCACCTCGGAAGTGACTACATTCACAATGCCGGCAGGCGATGTAAAGATAAAGGCGGAATACAAGACAGTATACACCGTTATATATGATGCAAACGGCGGCCTTGGCTACATGGAGGAGGAATATGTAGCTTCCGGCGACAAGCTGACACTGCCCGAGTGCGGCTACACAGCGCCTGACGGCATGGTATTTGACAAGTGGGAGCCTGGCAAGCCCGGCGACAAGGTAAGCATAACCGCCGACAGGACGATAAAGGCTGTATGGAAGAAAGCATCAGCCCGCACCCCCGGCGACTTAAACGGCGACACTAAGATAGACCTCAAAGACGGCCTGCTCATAAGTCAGCACCTTGCCGGCTGGAAGGTAGAGATAAACCTTAGCAGCGCCGATGTAAACGGCGACAACAAGGTAGACCTTAAGGACGGCCTGCTGCTTAAGCAGTTCCTTGCAGGCTGGAAGGTAGAGCTTGTCTGA
- the uvrC gene encoding excinuclease ABC subunit UvrC: protein MYVTEEQNPRLPYLRDKTSKLTLSPGCYIMKNAQGKIIYIGKAKSLRKRVTSYFRKSADHLPKVARMVCCVNDYDFIVTDSEFEALVLECSLIKQYKPKYNILLKDDKGYSYIRVTNEDFPRISGELQKQDDGAEYIGPYTSSFAVRQAVDEANRVFRLPTCKKKFPQEFCKERPCLNFHIKQCMGVCRGKISKEEYRSVIDEAIDYIRGGSGHSIEKLTAQMEKAAEELDFELAARLRDRIRAIEKAAESQKIIDEHIKDCDCIAIVANSENACASVIKYRGGRLYDKADFFLEQTDEPTAMLTGFLMQYYSASEDIPAHILLADGIDEQESEDITRFLRDKTQHAVYISVPQKGSLLRLTTLAKANASEYLSIRMGRTGREAQALDELAKALGMEKVPKIIECYDISNLASSDMVAGMVVFEDGRPLKKHYRRFAIKNVDGQNDYASMQEVLKRRFENYFKGEDECFKTLPDLIFLDGGKGHVNTVTPVIRKMGIDVPVYGLVKDSRHRTRAVATGGGEISLTKARSAFNLVTAIQDEVHRYSVAFMTKRHKKASFASALTRVNGIGPKKAAKLMGEFKTTEKLKAATLEEIKRTAGVNEQTAQELKRIIDEM, encoded by the coding sequence ATGTACGTCACCGAGGAGCAGAACCCACGCCTGCCGTATCTGCGTGATAAGACAAGTAAGCTCACCCTGAGCCCCGGGTGCTATATCATGAAAAACGCACAGGGCAAGATAATATATATCGGCAAAGCCAAGAGCCTGCGCAAGCGTGTGACGAGCTATTTTCGTAAAAGTGCCGACCACCTTCCCAAGGTCGCAAGAATGGTATGCTGCGTCAACGACTATGACTTTATCGTGACCGATTCCGAGTTTGAAGCGCTTGTGCTCGAATGCTCGCTCATCAAGCAGTATAAGCCAAAGTATAATATCCTGCTAAAAGACGATAAGGGCTATAGCTATATCCGTGTCACCAATGAGGATTTCCCAAGGATATCAGGTGAGCTGCAAAAGCAGGACGACGGCGCTGAGTATATAGGCCCTTATACTTCGTCATTCGCAGTAAGACAGGCAGTCGATGAGGCAAATAGGGTCTTCCGCCTGCCGACCTGCAAAAAGAAGTTCCCGCAGGAGTTTTGCAAAGAGCGCCCCTGCCTTAACTTCCATATCAAGCAGTGTATGGGTGTCTGCCGTGGAAAGATATCCAAAGAGGAGTACCGCTCGGTAATAGACGAGGCGATAGATTATATCAGGGGCGGCTCGGGCCATAGCATAGAAAAGCTCACCGCTCAGATGGAAAAGGCCGCCGAGGAGCTTGATTTTGAGCTCGCCGCACGCCTGCGTGACCGTATCAGGGCTATAGAAAAGGCCGCCGAGAGCCAGAAGATAATAGATGAGCATATAAAGGACTGCGACTGTATAGCCATAGTCGCAAACTCCGAAAACGCCTGCGCAAGCGTTATAAAATACCGTGGCGGCAGACTCTACGACAAGGCTGATTTCTTCCTTGAACAGACTGACGAGCCGACGGCTATGCTCACAGGCTTTCTTATGCAGTATTACAGCGCAAGCGAGGATATCCCTGCTCATATCCTGCTCGCAGACGGCATAGATGAGCAGGAAAGCGAGGATATCACACGTTTCCTGCGTGATAAGACGCAGCACGCAGTCTATATATCCGTTCCCCAGAAGGGCAGCCTGCTAAGACTCACGACCCTTGCAAAGGCCAATGCTTCCGAGTATCTTTCTATCCGTATGGGGCGCACAGGCCGTGAAGCCCAGGCGCTTGATGAGCTTGCCAAGGCTCTCGGAATGGAAAAGGTGCCGAAGATAATCGAGTGCTACGATATCTCAAACCTCGCATCGTCTGATATGGTGGCAGGAATGGTCGTCTTTGAGGACGGCAGGCCGCTTAAGAAGCACTACAGGCGCTTTGCCATAAAGAACGTTGACGGCCAGAATGACTACGCATCAATGCAGGAGGTGCTAAAAAGAAGGTTTGAGAACTACTTCAAGGGCGAGGACGAGTGCTTTAAAACGCTGCCCGACCTGATATTCCTTGACGGCGGCAAGGGTCATGTCAATACCGTCACACCCGTCATCAGGAAAATGGGCATAGACGTGCCGGTCTACGGTCTTGTCAAGGACAGCCGCCACCGCACCCGTGCAGTCGCCACAGGCGGGGGAGAGATATCGCTCACAAAGGCAAGGAGTGCTTTCAATCTTGTGACGGCCATTCAGGACGAGGTTCACCGCTACAGCGTGGCTTTCATGACAAAGCGCCACAAGAAGGCGAGCTTTGCATCGGCTCTTACCCGGGTAAACGGCATAGGCCCCAAAAAGGCAGCAAAGCTCATGGGCGAGTTCAAGACCACCGAGAAGCTCAAAGCAGCAACGCTTGAGGAAATAAAACGCACAGCAGGCGTTAACGAGCAGACAGCGCAGGAGCTTAAAAGGATAATAGATGAGATGTAA